A single Brassica rapa cultivar Chiifu-401-42 chromosome A04, CAAS_Brap_v3.01, whole genome shotgun sequence DNA region contains:
- the LOC103865493 gene encoding lysine-specific demethylase JMJ15, with protein MVLAAESRIKEEKEDTNVGPPNIPRHPEVLARWDPAKARRPDIAEAPVFYPSLEEFEDTVAYIEKIRPSAEPYGICRIVPPLKWSPPFRLREKSIWEGIKFPTRVQDVELLQNRGPVKQKQKKKPKVRKRKRSSSSKRPPSSVPASVSSPEEEEAFGFNSGPDFTLEEFEKYARCFKESYFESKEGNAPSVEETEGEYWRIVEQATDDVEVYYGADLESKVLGSGFERGETSGWNLNNLPRLSGSLLSFERGDISGVLVPWVYVGMCFSTFCWHVEDHHLYSINYNHFGEPKVWYGVPGTHATALEKAMRKHLPDLFEETPDLLHGLVTQFSPSILKEEGVPVYRAVQRAGEYVLTFPRAYHAGFNSGFNCAEAVNVATVDWLSHGQNAVELLSDENKKTSVSHDKLLLGAAYEAVRSLSGGGGDSGKSLAWRSFCGKNGTLTKAVETRLRMEEGRIKALGSGFNLIKMEKDFDSNCERECVKCCYDLHLTASGCNKCSPGEYACTKHANELCSCEGNDRFVLLRHTVDELRSLVRALEGEAEHLKTWASKVKEPRGFDLNLEYQVDGEFDNTSDARHDASMLNFAAYVQSSTGTIIRN; from the exons ATGGTTCTTGCAGCAGAATCTCGGATCAAAGAG GAAAAGGAGGACACCAATGTAGGACCTCCTAATATCCCCCGTCATCCAGAG GTTCTTGCTAGATGGGATCCAGCTAAAGCGCGGAGGCCAGACATTGCTGAAGCGCCAGTATTCTACCCTTCATTAGAG GAGTTTGAAGATACAGTTGCTTACATAGAAAAAATACGTCCCTCAGCTGAACCATATGGTATTTGCCGTATCGTACCACCCTTGAAATGGTCTCCTCCTTTTCGGCTTAGAGAGAAAAGTATATGGGAGGGTATAAAGTTCCCCACCCGGGTTCAGGACGTGGAGCTGCTTCAGAACAGAGGGCCTGTGAAgcagaagcagaagaagaaaccTAAGGTAAGAAAACGGAAACGAAGTTCCTCCTCCAAGAGACCTCCTAGCTCCGTTCCCGCTTCGGTTTCGTCTCCCGAGGAAGAAGAGGCATTTGGTTTCAACTCTGGCCCAGACTTCACTCTTGAGGAGTTTGAGAAGTACGCTCGGTGTTTCAAGGAATCCTATTTCGAAAGTAAAGAAGGTAACGCTCCGTCGGTTGAAGAGACTGAAGGAGAGTACTGGAGGATTGTAGAGCAAGCAACCGATGACGTGGAGGTATATTATGGAGCTGACTTAGAGAGCAAGGTTCTTGGAAGTGGATTCGAGAGAGGAGAAACTTCTGGTTGGAACCTTAACAACTTGCCTCGTCTCTCGGGCTCTTTGCTATCATTCGAGCGTGGAGACATCTCGGGCGTTCTCGTGCCATGGGTCTATGTTGGGATGTGTTTTTCAACCTTTTGCTgg CATGTGGAGGACCATCACTTATACTCAATAAACTACAATCACTTTGGTGAGCCAAAAGTGTGGTACGGAGTTCCTGGAACCCATGCAACTGCACTAGAGAAGGCCATGAGGAAACATTTACCAGATCTTTTCGAGGAAACACCTGATCTACTCCATGGACTCGTCACTCAGTTCTCACCATCCATTTTGAAAGAGGAGGGAGTCCCGGTTTATCGTGCGGTTCAGCGTGCAGGGGAGTATGTTCTCACATTCCCTAGGGCGTATCACGCCGGTTTCAACTCCGGTTTCAACTGTGCAGAAGCTGTGAACGTCGCTACCGTTGACTGGTTATCTCACGGACAGAACGCTGTGGAGTTATTGAGTGACGAGAACAAGAAAACGTCTGTGTCTCACGACAAGCTTCTCCTTGGAGCAGCTTACGAAGCTGTTAGGTCCTTGTCAGGTGGTGGGGGAGATAGTGGAAAGAGCTTAGCATGGAGAAGCTTCTGCGGGAAGAACGGGACTCTTACTAAGGCAGTGGAGACTCGGTTACGTATGGAAGAAGGAAGGATTAAGGCTCTTGGAAGCGGTTTCAATTTgataaagatggagaaggaCTTTGATTCGAACTGCGAGAGGGAGTGCGTAAAGTGCTGTTATGACTTGCATCTCACGGCATCTGGCTGCAACAAATGCTCTCCTGGAGAGTATGCTTGCACTAAGCACGCTAACGAGCTTTGTTCATGCGAAGGGAATGATCGGTTTGTACTTCTTCGTCACACCGTAGATGAGTTGAGATCGTTGGTTAGAGCGTTGGAAGGCGAAGCAGAGCATCTAAAGACTTGGGCTTCCAAGGTTAAAGAACCTAGAGGTTTTGATCTGAACCTTGAGTATCAAGTGGATGGCGAGTTTGATAATACTTCAGACGCACGCCATGATGCATCCATGTTGAACTTTGCTGCCTATGTTCAGTCGAGTACTGGAACCATAATTAGAAACTGA
- the LOC103865494 gene encoding RING-H2 finger protein ATL70 produces MNTFQPPPPPPIPGYNHLLGTDDIGGFRYGIGVSIGVLLLITTITLTSYFCTRRQLSSSPSQTSQDSTRVHHHLHHHVIIDVVPGLDEDTIQSYPKLLYSEAKGSSTSSCCSICLGDYKGNHLLRQLPDCNHLFHLKCIDTWLRLNPTCPVCRTSPFPTPLPTPVAEVVPLASTVATTRMS; encoded by the coding sequence ATGAACACCTTCCAACCGCCTCCACCCCCGCCGATTCCAGGCTACAACCACCTCCTAGGTACGGACGACATAGGAGGATTCAGATACGGAATTGGAGTCTCCATAGGAGTGCTCCTCCTCATCACCACAATCACCCTCACCTCCTACTTCTGCACACGTAGACAGCTTTCTTCTTCACCTTCGCAAACAAGTCAAGACTCAACACGGGTTCACCACCATCTCCACCACCATGTCATCATCGACGTCGTCCCGGGTCTTGACGAGGACACCATTCAAAGCTACCCGAAGCTCCTCTACTCCGAAGCAAAGGGAAGCTCAACGTCGTCGTGTTGTTCAATATGCTTAGGAGACTACAAGGGGAATCATCTGCTGCGGCAGCTACCAGATTGTAACCATCTCTTCCACCTCAAATGTATCGACACGTGGCTTAGACTCAATCCTACATGTCCTGTTTGTCGGACTTCGCCGTTTCCGACTCCTCTCCCCACTCCCGTCGCCGAGGTTGTCCCCTTAGCCTCCACCGTTGCCACCACTAGGATGTCCTAA